One window from the genome of Streptomyces sp. NBC_00287 encodes:
- a CDS encoding O-methyltransferase: MSESQLWDAVDDYFTAHLSPDDEALQATLRDSEAAELPSVAVTAPQGKLLHLLAVIQGARNILEIGTLGGYSTIWLARALPSDGHLVSLEYSPKHAEVATRNIARAGLEKVVDVRVGPALESLPHLADENPAPFDLVFIDADKANNPHYVEWALKLTSAGSLIIVDNVVRGGRVADAADTAPDVRGTRAAIELIGSHPRLSGTAIQTVGSKGYDGFLLARVLA, from the coding sequence ATGAGCGAGTCGCAGCTCTGGGACGCCGTAGACGACTACTTCACCGCCCACCTCTCGCCGGACGACGAAGCGCTCCAGGCGACCTTGCGCGACAGCGAGGCGGCGGAACTCCCGTCCGTCGCGGTAACCGCCCCGCAGGGCAAGCTCCTCCACCTCCTGGCCGTGATCCAGGGCGCCCGGAACATCCTGGAGATCGGCACCCTCGGCGGCTACAGCACCATCTGGCTGGCCCGCGCCCTGCCGTCGGACGGACATCTGGTCTCCCTGGAGTACAGCCCGAAGCACGCCGAGGTGGCCACCCGCAACATCGCCCGGGCGGGCCTGGAGAAGGTGGTCGACGTCCGGGTGGGCCCGGCCCTGGAGTCCCTCCCCCACCTCGCCGACGAGAACCCGGCCCCCTTCGACCTGGTCTTCATCGACGCCGACAAGGCGAACAACCCGCACTACGTGGAGTGGGCCCTGAAGCTGACCAGCGCGGGCAGCCTGATCATCGTGGACAACGTGGTCCGGGGCGGCCGGGTCGCGGACGCGGCCGACACGGCGCCGGATGTGCGCGGGACGCGGGCGGCCATCGAGCTGATCGGCAGCCACCCGCGACTGAGCGGTACGGCGATCCAGACGGTGGGGAGCAAGGGGTACGACGGTTTCCTGCTGGCGCGGGTGCTGGCGTAG
- a CDS encoding J-domain-containing protein — MTERKPPGVPFESWVDKQIRDAERRGDFSHLPGAGRPLPPGTDTTYDELWWVRQKMAREGLSVLPPTLALRKEAEDALEAALKAPTERLVRKIITDINTKIRDMMFKPPPGPPLGKKPYDVEDVVRQWRQARLSDPSDA; from the coding sequence ATGACCGAGCGAAAGCCACCCGGCGTCCCGTTCGAGTCCTGGGTGGACAAGCAGATCCGCGACGCGGAGAGACGCGGCGACTTCTCCCATCTCCCCGGCGCGGGACGGCCGTTGCCCCCGGGCACCGACACCACGTACGACGAACTGTGGTGGGTCAGACAGAAGATGGCCCGCGAAGGACTGTCCGTCCTGCCGCCGACGCTCGCGCTGCGCAAGGAGGCGGAGGACGCGCTGGAGGCGGCGCTGAAGGCGCCCACCGAGCGGCTGGTCCGGAAGATCATCACGGACATCAACACGAAGATCCGCGACATGATGTTCAAACCGCCACCGGGCCCCCCGCTCGGAAAGAAGCCGTACGACGTCGAGGACGTCGTACGGCAATGGCGTCAGGCCAGGCTGTCGGACCCGTCAGACGCGTAG
- a CDS encoding GNAT family N-acetyltransferase, producing MTWTVAPEAPDSPAATALWRAYYTEVSDRYYLLHEGRRTDPAELEREIAAQSWDELRPPKGQLLVARFAGEAGGTAGVRLLSAETAELKRVFVQESLRGKGGAPLLVRAAEEAARAMGAARMILDTRSDLTEARALYARLGYTETERHNDEVYAEHWFTKDLN from the coding sequence ATGACCTGGACCGTCGCCCCGGAAGCCCCCGACTCCCCCGCCGCGACCGCGCTCTGGCGGGCGTACTACACGGAGGTCAGCGACCGCTACTACCTCCTGCACGAGGGACGCCGCACCGACCCGGCCGAGCTGGAGCGGGAGATCGCGGCGCAGAGCTGGGACGAACTCCGTCCGCCGAAGGGGCAGTTGCTGGTGGCGCGGTTCGCAGGTGAGGCGGGCGGGACGGCGGGCGTGCGGCTGCTGTCGGCCGAAACCGCCGAGCTGAAGCGGGTGTTCGTCCAGGAGTCCCTGCGCGGCAAGGGCGGCGCGCCGCTGCTCGTCCGGGCCGCCGAGGAGGCCGCCCGCGCGATGGGCGCCGCCCGCATGATCCTCGACACCCGGAGCGACCTGACGGAGGCCCGGGCCCTGTATGCGCGGCTCGGCTATACGGAGACCGAGCGGCACAACGACGAGGTCTACGCCGAGCACTGGTTCACGAAGGACCTCAACTGA
- a CDS encoding MDR family MFS transporter, with the protein MAGDTHARHGAAVRENVPGNVLVPIGALLLGMLLAALDQTIVSTALPTIVSDLGGMEHLSWVVTAYLLASTAATPLWGKLGDQYGRKRLFQSAIVIFLIGSALCGMAQDMPQLIAFRALQGLGGGGLMVLSMAIVGDLVSPRERGRYQGLFGAVFGATSVLGPLLGGLFTQHLSWRWVFYINLPVGVVALAVIAAALHIPRRTEHHVIDYLGTFLIASVATCLVLVASLGGTTWGWGSAQIVSLAVLGVVLAFAFVAVERRAAEPVLPLKLFRIRTFTLAAVISFIVGFAMFGAMTYLPTFLQVVQGVTPTVSGVHMLPMVLGLLLASTVSGQIVSRTGRWKVFPIAGTGVTTLGLLLLHRLDADSSTAVMSTFFFVFGLGLGLVMQVLVLIVQNAVAYEDLGVATSGATFFRSIGASFGVAIFGTVFASRLGDKLADAFRGTELPAGVSADALEADPRGIAELPPALQSSAVDAYATSITDVFLYAAPVALLGFVLAWFLKEDKLRGSVTAPDVTETLASNPVQRSSYDEVCRALSVLGTREGRREIYQEITERAGYDLLPGASWLLLRIKKYGWVEPGQLAERSVVPLPVILAAARQVEERRLATREGLDLVLTDQGREVADRLAQAREDSLAQLLGDWWGPDRPTDLAQLVKDLNAELCGSDREQPHNGAPTRIS; encoded by the coding sequence ATGGCCGGGGATACGCACGCACGGCACGGCGCCGCTGTCCGGGAGAACGTGCCGGGCAACGTCCTCGTTCCGATCGGCGCCCTGCTGCTCGGGATGCTGCTCGCCGCACTCGATCAGACCATCGTGTCCACCGCGCTGCCGACCATCGTCAGTGATCTGGGTGGGATGGAGCATCTGTCGTGGGTTGTTACCGCTTATCTGCTGGCCTCCACCGCCGCCACCCCGCTTTGGGGCAAGCTCGGTGATCAGTACGGGCGCAAGCGGCTTTTTCAGTCCGCCATCGTCATCTTCCTCATCGGGTCCGCCCTCTGTGGCATGGCTCAGGACATGCCCCAGCTCATTGCCTTCCGGGCACTTCAGGGGCTTGGGGGCGGTGGGCTCATGGTGCTGTCCATGGCCATCGTGGGGGATCTTGTCTCGCCTCGTGAACGCGGGCGTTATCAGGGGTTGTTCGGGGCCGTCTTCGGTGCCACGAGCGTGCTCGGGCCGCTTCTCGGTGGGCTCTTCACCCAGCATCTGAGCTGGCGTTGGGTGTTCTACATCAACCTCCCGGTCGGTGTCGTCGCCCTCGCCGTCATCGCCGCCGCGCTGCACATCCCGCGCCGCACCGAGCACCATGTCATCGACTATCTCGGCACTTTCCTCATCGCCTCCGTCGCCACCTGTCTCGTTCTCGTCGCCTCGCTCGGGGGCACCACCTGGGGCTGGGGTTCCGCGCAGATCGTGTCGCTCGCCGTGCTCGGGGTCGTCCTCGCCTTCGCCTTCGTGGCCGTGGAGCGCCGGGCCGCCGAACCCGTCCTCCCGCTCAAGCTGTTCCGGATCCGCACCTTCACCCTGGCCGCGGTCATCAGCTTCATCGTCGGGTTCGCGATGTTCGGCGCGATGACCTATCTGCCGACCTTCCTCCAGGTCGTCCAGGGCGTGACGCCAACCGTGTCCGGTGTGCACATGCTGCCGATGGTGCTCGGCCTGCTGCTGGCGTCCACCGTCTCCGGGCAGATCGTCAGCCGTACCGGGCGCTGGAAGGTGTTCCCCATCGCCGGCACCGGTGTGACCACCCTCGGGCTGCTGCTCCTCCACCGGCTCGACGCGGACAGCTCCACGGCCGTCATGAGCACCTTCTTCTTCGTCTTCGGGCTCGGGCTCGGCCTCGTCATGCAGGTGCTGGTGCTGATCGTGCAGAACGCCGTGGCCTACGAGGATCTCGGCGTCGCCACCTCCGGCGCGACCTTCTTCCGGTCCATCGGGGCCTCCTTCGGCGTCGCCATCTTCGGCACCGTCTTCGCGAGCCGCCTCGGCGACAAGCTCGCGGACGCCTTCCGGGGCACCGAACTGCCCGCCGGTGTCTCGGCGGACGCGCTGGAGGCCGACCCGCGGGGCATCGCCGAACTGCCGCCCGCGCTCCAGTCGTCGGCCGTGGACGCGTACGCCACCTCCATCACCGACGTCTTCCTCTACGCCGCCCCCGTCGCCCTCCTCGGCTTCGTCCTGGCCTGGTTCCTCAAGGAGGACAAGCTGCGCGGGTCGGTCACCGCGCCGGATGTCACCGAGACGCTGGCCAGCAATCCGGTGCAGCGGTCGTCGTACGACGAGGTGTGCCGGGCGCTGTCGGTGCTGGGCACCCGGGAGGGGCGCCGCGAGATCTATCAGGAGATCACCGAGCGGGCGGGCTACGACCTGCTCCCCGGGGCGAGTTGGCTGCTCCTGCGCATCAAGAAGTACGGCTGGGTCGAGCCGGGTCAGCTCGCCGAGCGCAGTGTCGTCCCGCTCCCGGTGATCCTCGCCGCCGCCCGCCAGGTCGAGGAGCGCCGCCTCGCCACCCGCGAAGGACTCGACCTCGTCCTGACCGACCAGGGCCGTGAGGTCGCCGACCGGCTGGCGCAGGCCCGTGAGGACTCCCTCGCGCAGCTGCTCGGGGACTGGTGGGGTCCGGACCGGCCGACCGATCTGGCGCAGCTCGTGAAGGACCTCAACGCCGAGCTGTGCGGCTCGGACCGCGAGCAGCCCCACAACGGGGCGCCCACGAGGATCAGTTGA
- a CDS encoding peptidoglycan-binding domain-containing protein produces the protein MTDPKDHGCPECGAPRGTDSTPSCACTERASEALRDAREAQAAAAEDFDPLRIRPYVELDGTAELDPSSTMPLSTPLAPPVVEPSATDIHLFEETTPQPAQEERARGRRGKVLLLGAAGAVVAVVAAAGMASGLFSYESPTRDTALPEAVRASVPDPTPSEPKPAPESKSPTPASASPTPSPTKSETPSPSASSASPTPSGTPTPTQTSTPARASDAPPAETTPDPDPPILRRGDKGAEVTELQLRLHQLYLYNGDINGNFNEQVENALKNYQWSRGVGVDNLGVYDTETRASLESETSEP, from the coding sequence GTGACAGATCCGAAGGACCATGGGTGCCCGGAGTGCGGGGCGCCCAGGGGGACCGACAGCACCCCGTCCTGCGCCTGCACGGAACGAGCGTCCGAGGCCCTGCGCGACGCGCGCGAGGCACAGGCGGCAGCGGCGGAGGACTTCGATCCACTACGAATACGCCCGTACGTAGAGCTGGACGGCACGGCGGAGCTGGACCCGTCGTCGACCATGCCACTGAGCACGCCGTTGGCGCCGCCGGTTGTGGAGCCGAGCGCAACGGACATACACCTGTTCGAAGAAACGACCCCTCAGCCTGCGCAGGAGGAACGCGCACGAGGCCGAAGAGGGAAGGTGCTGCTACTGGGGGCGGCGGGAGCGGTAGTCGCCGTCGTAGCGGCAGCGGGAATGGCGAGCGGCCTGTTCTCGTACGAGTCCCCCACCCGCGACACAGCCCTGCCGGAGGCGGTACGGGCAAGCGTCCCGGACCCCACACCGAGCGAGCCGAAGCCGGCTCCCGAGTCCAAGTCCCCGACGCCTGCATCGGCGTCCCCGACACCATCGCCGACGAAGAGCGAGACCCCGTCCCCTTCGGCGTCAAGCGCAAGCCCGACCCCCTCGGGCACCCCGACCCCCACGCAAACCTCCACCCCGGCAAGGGCCTCAGACGCCCCACCCGCAGAAACGACCCCCGACCCCGATCCCCCGATCCTCCGCCGAGGCGACAAGGGCGCAGAAGTAACAGAACTCCAACTCCGCCTGCACCAGCTGTACCTCTACAACGGCGACATCAACGGCAACTTCAACGAGCAGGTGGAGAACGCCCTGAAGAACTATCAGTGGAGCCGCGGGGTGGGCGTCGACAACCTGGGCGTGTACGACACGGAGACCCGGGCGAGCCTGGAATCGGAGACGTCGGAGCCGTAG
- a CDS encoding ABC transporter ATP-binding protein — MSTTPLPPATLKDTAVEVKGVNVVFHRRGSEPYQAVTNLSFTIPQGTVFCLLGPNGSGKTTTINVLNGLLRPTGGEVRVSGLDPTRDRRELLRRIALVPQETALYNELTGAENLEFHAKYYGVAPREVRDRIAHVLELVGLTDRATHRTGTYSGGMQRRLALARALLTDPEVLFLDEPTLGVDVQSRQAIWERIEQLADEGKTVLLTTNYMEEADALGREVHIIDHGATVAHGTQTELKAMVQGSRVVLEFAAPERAERARAVLDAVSPTTVPSEGSLSIAVPRGVETVAFLRQVLDEINAVGGVTGFRFSEPSLQDVFLHFTGRALRD; from the coding sequence GTGTCGACCACCCCACTGCCGCCGGCCACTCTCAAGGACACCGCCGTGGAGGTGAAGGGCGTCAACGTCGTCTTCCACCGGCGAGGTTCCGAGCCGTACCAGGCCGTCACGAACCTCAGCTTCACCATCCCCCAAGGAACGGTGTTCTGCCTCTTAGGCCCCAACGGGTCCGGGAAAACCACCACGATCAACGTGCTGAACGGCCTGCTCAGGCCGACCGGCGGCGAGGTCAGGGTGAGCGGGCTCGACCCGACCCGGGACCGCAGGGAACTGCTCCGCCGGATCGCCCTGGTCCCGCAGGAGACCGCGCTCTACAACGAGCTCACCGGGGCGGAGAACCTGGAGTTCCACGCCAAGTACTACGGCGTCGCCCCACGCGAGGTCCGGGACCGTATCGCGCACGTGCTCGAACTGGTCGGACTGACCGACCGGGCCACCCATCGCACCGGCACCTACTCCGGCGGTATGCAGCGGCGCCTTGCGCTGGCGCGCGCCCTGCTCACCGATCCCGAGGTGCTCTTCCTCGACGAGCCCACGCTGGGCGTGGACGTCCAGTCCCGGCAGGCGATCTGGGAGCGCATCGAGCAGCTGGCCGACGAGGGCAAGACCGTCCTGCTGACCACCAACTACATGGAGGAGGCGGACGCTCTCGGGCGCGAGGTGCACATCATCGACCACGGCGCGACCGTCGCGCACGGCACGCAGACCGAGCTCAAGGCGATGGTGCAGGGCAGCCGGGTGGTGCTCGAATTCGCCGCGCCGGAACGGGCCGAACGCGCCCGCGCCGTGCTCGACGCCGTCTCCCCCACCACCGTGCCCTCGGAGGGGTCCCTGAGCATCGCGGTCCCGCGGGGCGTCGAGACCGTCGCCTTCCTGCGCCAAGTGCTCGACGAGATCAACGCGGTGGGCGGCGTGACCGGCTTCCGCTTCAGCGAGCCGAGCCTGCAGGACGTCTTCCTGCACTTCACCGGCCGCGCGCTGCGCGACTGA
- a CDS encoding ABC transporter permease has product MRSIWALAGKDLTVTRRSPTFLAITVLVPLVFVGLYALLVQVSATSPVAIAQEGTGPHSQRMVQVLKDMSSVDGEFFEIRTTDPDEARRMFDDGEIGAVLTIPADFDRSVEAGRPVSVPLQVFNINSDGTKNFQLRAEHAVRQFAADGGGSLATVKETSAFSEDMRITVYLGTGLLMFAILYASMVNTGTLVAREWEERTAKPLVLSPVGNAPFVLGKWLAAAVQTVVSMVGVLLGLAWLLDYPVSGLGWNSLLAMVVLFAYGAGFGALIGVALRKSLPMIPICVVLAVTHFFVSGYESYLRGFAHGGAVEGLWQATHWAPMGLLTDQMRFEVSGLKTVSLDWSAMGWTLAAAAALTTLAVLRMRRALSFSQGQ; this is encoded by the coding sequence ATGCGATCCATCTGGGCCCTGGCCGGCAAGGACCTCACGGTCACCCGGCGCAGCCCCACATTCCTCGCGATCACCGTCCTGGTGCCGCTCGTCTTCGTCGGCCTGTACGCCCTGCTCGTGCAGGTATCCGCGACCAGCCCGGTCGCGATCGCCCAGGAGGGCACCGGCCCGCACAGCCAGCGGATGGTCCAGGTCCTCAAGGACATGTCCAGCGTCGACGGGGAGTTCTTCGAGATCCGGACCACCGACCCGGACGAGGCGCGGCGGATGTTCGACGACGGCGAGATCGGGGCCGTGCTGACGATCCCCGCCGATTTCGACCGGTCGGTCGAAGCCGGCCGGCCGGTCTCGGTGCCGCTCCAGGTCTTCAACATCAACTCCGACGGCACCAAAAACTTCCAGCTCCGGGCAGAGCACGCGGTGCGGCAGTTCGCCGCGGACGGGGGCGGCTCGCTGGCCACGGTGAAGGAGACTTCGGCCTTCTCCGAGGACATGCGGATCACCGTCTATCTGGGCACCGGCCTGCTGATGTTCGCCATCCTCTACGCCTCGATGGTGAACACCGGCACGCTGGTCGCCCGGGAGTGGGAGGAACGCACGGCCAAGCCGCTGGTCCTCTCCCCCGTCGGCAACGCGCCGTTCGTACTGGGCAAGTGGCTCGCGGCCGCCGTGCAGACGGTGGTCAGCATGGTCGGGGTGCTGCTCGGGCTGGCCTGGCTGCTCGACTATCCGGTGTCCGGCCTCGGCTGGAACAGCCTGCTCGCCATGGTCGTGCTCTTCGCCTACGGCGCCGGCTTCGGCGCCCTGATCGGCGTGGCCCTGCGCAAGTCGCTGCCGATGATCCCGATCTGCGTGGTGCTGGCGGTGACGCACTTCTTCGTCAGCGGCTACGAGTCGTATCTGCGGGGTTTCGCCCACGGCGGCGCGGTCGAAGGGCTGTGGCAGGCCACCCACTGGGCGCCGATGGGGCTGCTCACCGACCAGATGCGCTTCGAGGTCTCAGGGCTGAAGACCGTCTCGCTGGACTGGTCCGCGATGGGCTGGACCCTCGCCGCCGCGGCGGCGCTCACCACGCTCGCGGTGCTGCGGATGCGCCGGGCACTGTCGTTCAGCCAAGGCCAGTGA
- a CDS encoding ABC transporter permease: MEKIRAIRATNQRNLRLLRRRPDLLAQSVLMPIVMLLLSALIFGAGGDDWPVGVTDHAKTEQSAALVDAIEESTSTITPYFRITETDATEAKAMLDEGRMQLVIEIPPDFDRTRQVDITTYNINSDATKNLRLRVEDALNAFDAEAGNLDVTVDLRTVEPEDIPRSEFIAGGLTLLALFFGAALISANLFAVEQEQRTTKEMLLTPVGAGTAALSCMITGTAVAFLTTVPTYLTGWLAFGLTPSPSALLLVLIFMTPLMLACAGTGVLLAQMLRQHRSIQPLLILVAIATFFTAGGFVSVPGLPPAARAFAEWWPFSRIFEWNNPVLHRFADNFPTHQWAWALAAAALGALAALWAAHKERYATRAGGQ; the protein is encoded by the coding sequence ATGGAGAAGATCCGTGCCATCCGGGCAACCAATCAGCGCAACCTCCGGCTCCTGAGGCGCCGGCCGGACCTGCTGGCCCAGTCGGTGCTCATGCCCATCGTGATGCTGCTGCTCAGCGCGCTGATCTTCGGCGCGGGCGGGGACGACTGGCCGGTGGGCGTGACCGACCATGCGAAGACGGAGCAGTCGGCGGCGCTGGTGGACGCCATCGAGGAGAGCACCTCGACCATCACGCCCTACTTCCGGATCACCGAGACGGACGCGACCGAGGCGAAGGCGATGCTCGACGAGGGCCGGATGCAGCTCGTCATCGAGATCCCGCCCGACTTCGACCGGACCCGCCAGGTGGACATCACCACCTACAACATCAACAGCGACGCGACGAAGAACCTCCGGCTGCGGGTCGAGGACGCGCTGAACGCGTTCGACGCCGAGGCAGGCAACCTGGATGTCACCGTCGACCTGCGCACGGTCGAGCCGGAGGACATCCCGCGATCGGAATTCATCGCCGGCGGCCTGACGCTGCTCGCGCTGTTCTTCGGCGCGGCGCTGATCTCCGCGAATCTGTTCGCCGTGGAGCAGGAACAGCGCACCACCAAGGAGATGCTGCTCACCCCGGTCGGCGCGGGCACGGCGGCGCTGAGCTGCATGATCACAGGAACGGCGGTCGCGTTCCTCACGACCGTCCCGACGTACCTGACAGGCTGGCTGGCCTTCGGCCTGACCCCGTCGCCGTCGGCACTCCTCCTGGTGCTGATCTTCATGACCCCACTGATGCTGGCCTGCGCCGGCACGGGCGTCCTGCTCGCCCAGATGCTGCGCCAGCACCGCAGCATCCAGCCCCTGCTGATCCTGGTGGCCATCGCCACGTTCTTCACGGCGGGCGGCTTCGTCAGCGTCCCCGGCCTCCCCCCGGCGGCCCGCGCCTTCGCCGAGTGGTGGCCCTTCTCCCGCATCTTCGAGTGGAACAACCCGGTCCTGCACCGCTTCGCCGACAACTTCCCCACCCACCAATGGGCATGGGCCCTGGCAGCAGCCGCACTGGGCGCCCTGGCGGCCCTATGGGCAGCCCACAAGGAACGCTACGCAACACGCGCGGGCGGCCAGTAA